The segment ACTCACATCCTTGCCTAGAAGGAGTGAGGAAGGAATCCCATATAATTTCCTCTGCTTCGGTGGCAGGAGGGTTCCAGGAGGGTCCTGGAACTCATGAGAAACCACGTTGCTTACTTAAAATCTCTGGGTTCCTTCCTCTACTCTATCCCTTCATTCCCATCCCACCCTTGTGGTAGCCTCCACAGCCCAGCTACTCTAACCAAGCCATCTCCCTTTTGTTCCATCCCCACAGAGCACTACAAACACCACTGGTTTCCTGAGAAGCCATCCAAGGGCTCAGGCTACCGCTGCATTCGCATCAACCATAAGATGGACCCCATTATCAGCAAGGTGGCCAGCCAGATCGGACTCAGCCAGCCCCAGCTGCACCGGCTGCTGCCCAGTGAGCTGACTCTGTGGGTGGACCCCTATGAGGTGTCCTACCGCATCGGGGAGGATGGCTCCATCTGCGTCCTGTACGAGGAGGCCCCTGTGGCTGCCTCCTATGGGCTCCTCACCTGCAAGAACCAAATGATGCTGGGCCGGAGCAGCCCCTCGAAAAACTATGTGATGGCAGTCTCCAGTTAGATCCCCTGCCACCCCTGACCAGGCACTCTACTGTACTCATTCTGCCGTGACAACAGGCCACTGAATACCTCAACCTGGGGGactgtattttaaatgaagatatatatatatatatatatatatatatatttttttttttaagaaaagagaaaaaaaacccaaaagatttttttttttaaagaaaaaaatccttaaagggAGCTGCTTGGAAGTGGTCTCCCCAGGTGCCTTTGGAGAGAACTGTTGGGGCTGGAGTCTGGGAGCCAGTGCCTGCCTACAAGGGGGTGGGCCTGACCAGGGCGAGGCGGGAGAAGCTTGGCTGGCCTCCCCAGGAAGATATGAGAGGGAGCAAGCAAGGTTAGCAACTGTGAATGAGAACGGGTCAAGAGCTGCCCTGCGGTAGGGAGAAAGGCCGAATCCAGACCTCTTGCTGTCCTGAGCAGGACATCTGCATCCCTGGCCCCTCTCCTCAGGAGCATTTGAGCCTGGACTTCAGTTATGCTTTGTTGTCtaatcttatcttttatttttccagtgaGATCCAGGGCAGAGTGAAAAGGCCTCTCCTGATCGCTTCTGTCCTAAGCAACTTTTCTTGAAATCATGACTTGTTTCTGATTCTATGCTCAGGGGCCTGTAGATGTTGCTTCCCAGGCAGgaaacaaaagctttttgttttatggGGGTCAGGGGAGTAAGGCAGGAGTTAGAGGTTATTGGGGTTGGGATGGAAGGGTACTCTGCACAAAACCTTCGCTTTGCTATGTGCTGCtctgtgtgtgagtatgtgtgctGAATAATTTGGGGATGATTTGCAATGGAATTTTGGGACCCAAAGAGTATCCACTGGGGATATTTGTTTTTGGCCAAAATCCTTCTTTTTGGAACCACAGGAAAGTCCTGATGCTGCTGCCATTAACCCTTCAAGAGTTGGCTCAAAAGCTCTGGGGAACTCCAGGTTCTTTATTACTGCCTTTTTAAAAGCACAACACTCCTCCCTGACTCTCCTGCTCTTGTCCCTTTCTGGTTGGGTCACCGAACTACCCAGTTTTCCAGAAcgagctctctctcactcactgtgcAATATGGCCTCCTGGGTCCTTCCTAAAGAGAACTGCCTCTCAGAACCTGGTGCCCTGGAGGGGGCTTAGGGAATGCTCCCTCTGTCTTCATCCACAGGACTCTGGATGGCTGGTCAGCCTTGCAGGTATTCCTGGACTGAAGCGAGAATGAGCCAAGTTCTTCAGGACTACTTGGTATTCTTGTAGGGCTGACACTAAAAGCCACAGTCCTGggcatagttttttgttttttccctttccccttttccctgGTGCTCAGAGCACCTGTGGGGAAGTTGCTGCCTCTCAGTACAATCCAAGTTTGTCTGTAGATTTGTGCAATATTTACTGTTCTGGGTTGGAGCCAGTGGAAATCTAGACTGGGAAAGAATCCCTTCCTTGGGTTTTTCAGTGACGTTGAGTGAGGGCTTCTCAGAAGGTCTTGAGTTTTGCAAGCCCGAATCACTTTAGAAGGACACAGCTAGAGCTTCTAGTTGACCTGGCTACCCTCCTGTCCAGCCTGCCAGGCTGTTGGCCCCCTGGTGAGGAAACTTTCTTCCCTACCTGGGGGGTCCCTACTCCCCTGCTGATACCCTCCCCTGGATCCCTGAACTACTCAGTTCTGAACACAAAGGTGCTATTTACCAAACACTGTCCCCACTGATTCCTGCCAGCTCTGCCTCCTTGTCAACTCTAGACTCCCGAGCCATCTTCCCAGACCCTGCTTCAACATTTCTTGCTTTAGAGGTAACTTTAGGCCGACAGACCCAAGAGCTCCTTTTCTGGCCTGTGGATGGAAACGAAGCTGTGAATCTG is part of the Canis lupus dingo isolate Sandy chromosome 38, ASM325472v2, whole genome shotgun sequence genome and harbors:
- the BTG2 gene encoding protein BTG2, whose product is MSRARWTASRADVLPEIAAAAGFVSSLLSTRGCVGEQRLKVFSRALQEALTEHYKHHWFPEKPSKGSGYRCIRINHKMDPIISKVASQIGLSQPQLHRLLPSELTLWVDPYEVSYRIGEDGSICVLYEEAPVAASYGLLTCKNQMMLGRSSPSKNYVMAVSS